From Antechinus flavipes isolate AdamAnt ecotype Samford, QLD, Australia unplaced genomic scaffold, AdamAnt_v2 unplaced_scaffold466, whole genome shotgun sequence:
ATTCTTCAAGTGaatcttctaatttgtttaacatttgttctttattttctaattcctAAAGTTATGTTGGAAATAAGAATGACAAAAATCAGAATAACAGATAATCATCAGTTTAACCAAGaaatgtctttctctctttcttttatcctGATTACATTTAAATCTGAAGGTATAGCTCTGCAAaattgttgtaaggctcaaatgaaaaTGTATGTAGAGTCATATTTCACTCACTAAAGTCAGaaactcaaaaaataaattcttttttgttaaatgaCAAGACACATATAACAGTTACTATCCTTAATGTAACAGTTTTTATAAGTTATTATCCTtaattataaatgaagaaagtcTAATTCTTCATAATATAAATTGGTGAAAATAAATAGTAGCAGAAAGTGAAGATTAAAGCTTTTAAATAGACTCCTTAAATAAAGTAACGGAAAgtttctctctgttctttttccGAACTGTTCAACTTTATCTTATTCCATCTTAGGGAAGAATGGAATCATCAAAATTATCACAGTAAGGTGCAGAGAAATTGAAGCTCAATGATGCTTCATCTTACCTTTTTAATggaaagagacaagaaaagataatttttttaatttcaaaagctCTTCCTACTGGCTGAGTCTGGCaagaaaagaattcaagaaatttTGTTCTCTCCAAGCTCTTTTTCTTCTGGTTCCTATTGTTCCTTTGCAGTAATTATTTGTTATCGTGAGATCTATATCCCTCTCCTATGGCTAACTCAAAGGTCAAGTATATGTCTTagtcaaatgaactggatttcTTGTTAAAGTACATTAAAACATACTAATATATCCCTGtataaagaagttaaaagaattCCCAAATGATGTATTAAGATTCCAATTACAATAGAAATCATGTTATTTAATCATAAAAATCTAACTACCTGTAAAATATGTATCAAGTATTCATTTTGAGAATTAATTATATTTGCACTAGATGGTGTCATTCCATCTGGTAGATCAATTCCTCTGAATATAACATTTGATCCTTTTGCTTTACGTAaaagacaaatttctttttcaagattttcaacctaaaaacaaacaagaaaaaaattgtagaatTCAATTAATATAATAAGAATGTTTTATCCAGATAAAAATCAGGCTTTACATCTATAATGCTACACCTCCCTTTGTACTCACCTACCTATCAGAGAAAGAAAGCATGCAAATAGAGTGTAAAGTATGTAAACCATACTTTAGTTTCTACTTAGAGGAAGACATgaactcacttttttttcccacattcacagacaaatttcaatttatataaatgctttctgaCTTCTTAGTAGGAAtaagaaacaactttttttttaaataaattaccaTACTAAGTACCTAATTATGGctgttttttgttaattaaaagcATATATGTTTCATACTAATTCAACTTTATTAACTCAAACTATCTATAACTTcctattaactttttatttaacaaattacATACCTTTAAATTTGCTTTTGCTAAATGTTGAAAGTAATCTGTAGCCTCTTTTCGAGTGTTTTTAAGCTCATCTCTTAATTCTTTATTTCGTCCAATAAGTTGGTCAACTTGGGTTTTCAAATGTAAGTTTGCATCAAAAACTCCGGCAGCATTCTTCGAATCTAGAGCCTAATACATTAAGAAtgcattttaaatgagaaaataaatacttaaatattgatagaatcttgatataataatCTTTTTCTTAGAATTACAGAGAATATTTTCCTTTGGAACTCTTAATATACATAACACGTTATgattgaataattaattaaattgtcTGTATCTTATACTCTACTGGAATATGATCATTACTAGGTTGGACATATTCAAGTACATAAGAATTCTGTACTGTCATTTGCACTGAAATGTCAAAGTTataaaagtgtgtgtggggggggagtgattatgtgtatacatagatatacatacacattatctCATATGAAACagtgttaaaaacaaaaccaaattctATGATAGTAGACTATGGGAATGTTGTTCAACAATCCaacaatgaatattgatgtataTCATAAAACACACATAAAATGTGCACACAactacacatacacaaacacacacatgcctACCTAAGGTGTTTGAAATATAGACTACAACTACCTCCTACACCAGTTATGTGACATTTCTCCCCAGGCTGCAGACTCCCAATCATGAGTTG
This genomic window contains:
- the LOC127543348 gene encoding centrosomal protein of 290 kDa-like — encoded protein: KELVEEKEQLEEGLKEILQTIKEMQTEPGIKGETPLIIPSLEKLVDALDSKNAAGVFDANLHLKTQVDQLIGRNKELRDELKNTRKEATDYFQHLAKANLKVENLEKEICLLRKAKGSNVIFRGIDLPDGMTPSSANIINSQNEYLIHILQELENKEQMLNKLEDSLEEYNRKFSVIRHQQGLLYKEYLRYNWETS